A stretch of Dyella sp. BiH032 DNA encodes these proteins:
- the dtd gene encoding D-aminoacyl-tRNA deacylase codes for MIALIQRVLSARVDVDDETVGAIGPGLLALVAVQPTDDEASTRRMLERLLGYRVFADEQGRMNRSLKDTGGDLLLVSQFTLAADTRSGMRPSFTTAASPEQGRRWFDRLVELARDAHPRVEIGRFGAHMKVQLVNDGPVTFWLETP; via the coding sequence ATGATCGCCCTGATCCAGCGCGTCCTTTCCGCCCGCGTCGACGTCGACGACGAAACCGTCGGCGCCATCGGCCCTGGCCTGCTCGCCCTGGTCGCCGTCCAGCCGACCGACGACGAAGCCAGTACCCGCCGCATGCTCGAACGTCTCCTCGGCTACCGCGTCTTCGCCGACGAGCAGGGCCGCATGAACCGTTCGCTCAAGGACACCGGCGGCGATCTGCTCCTGGTCAGCCAGTTCACCCTGGCCGCCGACACCCGTTCCGGCATGCGGCCAAGCTTCACCACCGCCGCGTCGCCCGAACAGGGCCGCCGTTGGTTCGACCGGCTCGTCGAATTGGCGCGGGATGCGCACCCCAGGGTGGAAATCGGCCGGTTCGGTGCCCATATGAAGGTCCAGCTGGTCAACGATGGACCAGTCACCTTCTGGCTCGAAACGCCATGA